In Carassius gibelio isolate Cgi1373 ecotype wild population from Czech Republic chromosome B13, carGib1.2-hapl.c, whole genome shotgun sequence, one genomic interval encodes:
- the LOC127970588 gene encoding uridine phosphorylase 1-like isoform X2, whose product MSIYVNNPHLDSMKDDILYHFNLGKSTHDLPAMFGDVKFVCVGGSPWRMKSFTEYIAKELGLSEPNAEFPNICEGTDRYAMYKVGPVLSVSHGMGIPSISIMLHELIKLLYHAHCTDVTVLRIGTSGGIGLKPGTVVVTKQSVDSVFQPRFEQIILGKPVVRSTELDAELAEELFQCGKDLAEFETVIGNTMCTLDFYEGQARLDGAFCSYSEEDKQSYLSEAYAAGVRNIEMESSVFAAMCKLSNLQAAVVCVTLLDRLKGDQLTSSHDILNNYQQRPQVLVGHYIKKKLNAYKKS is encoded by the exons at GTCCATATATGTGAACAATCCCCATTTAGACTCCATGAAAGATGACATCCTTTACCATTTTAACCTGGGAAAATCCACTCACGACTTACCAGCGATGTTTGGAGATGTTAAA TTTGTGTGTGTAGGAGGAAGTCCATGGAGGATGAAGTCTTTCACTGAATACATTGCCAAAGAACTGGGGCTGTCAGAGCCTAATGCTGAATTTCCAAATATATGTGAAGGAACGGATCGCTATGCCATGTACAAAGTTGGACCTGTGCTGTCTGTCAGT CATGGCATGGGCATCCCATCTATTTCTATAATGTTGCATGAGCTCATCAAGCTCCTGTATCATGCCCACTGCACTGATGTCACTGTATTGCGCATCGGAACATCAGGTGGAATAG GTTTAAAGCCAGGTACTGTGGTGGTTACCAAACAGTCAGTGGATTCTGTGTTCCAGCCTCGCTTTGAGCAGATCATCCTGGGAAAACCAGTGGTCAGGAGCACAGAACTTGATGCCGAACTTGCAGAGGAACTTTTTCAGTGTGGCAAAGACCTTGCAGAGTTTGAGACCGTTATTGGTAACACAATGTGCACCCTTGACTTCTATGAAG GTCAAGCTCGGCTGGATGGGGCCTTCTGCTCGTATAGTGAAGAAGATAAACAAAGTTATCTATCCGAAGCCTATGCCGCTGGGGTTCGTAACATTGAAATGGAGTCGTCTGTGTTTGCAGCCATGTGCAAACTGAGCAATCTTCAAG CTGCGGTTGTGTGTGTAACGCTGCTGGACAGACTGAAAGGAGACCAGCTGACCAGCTCTCATGACATCCTGAATAACTACCAGCAGCGACCTCAGGTCCTGGTTGGACATTACATCAAAAAGAAGCTGAATGCCTATAAGAAAAGTTAG
- the LOC127970588 gene encoding uridine phosphorylase 1-like isoform X1, producing MPLGDEKNGACDRSIYVNNPHLDSMKDDILYHFNLGKSTHDLPAMFGDVKFVCVGGSPWRMKSFTEYIAKELGLSEPNAEFPNICEGTDRYAMYKVGPVLSVSHGMGIPSISIMLHELIKLLYHAHCTDVTVLRIGTSGGIGLKPGTVVVTKQSVDSVFQPRFEQIILGKPVVRSTELDAELAEELFQCGKDLAEFETVIGNTMCTLDFYEGQARLDGAFCSYSEEDKQSYLSEAYAAGVRNIEMESSVFAAMCKLSNLQAAVVCVTLLDRLKGDQLTSSHDILNNYQQRPQVLVGHYIKKKLNAYKKS from the exons atgccgCTGGGTGACGAGAAGAACGGGGCGTGCGATAG GTCCATATATGTGAACAATCCCCATTTAGACTCCATGAAAGATGACATCCTTTACCATTTTAACCTGGGAAAATCCACTCACGACTTACCAGCGATGTTTGGAGATGTTAAA TTTGTGTGTGTAGGAGGAAGTCCATGGAGGATGAAGTCTTTCACTGAATACATTGCCAAAGAACTGGGGCTGTCAGAGCCTAATGCTGAATTTCCAAATATATGTGAAGGAACGGATCGCTATGCCATGTACAAAGTTGGACCTGTGCTGTCTGTCAGT CATGGCATGGGCATCCCATCTATTTCTATAATGTTGCATGAGCTCATCAAGCTCCTGTATCATGCCCACTGCACTGATGTCACTGTATTGCGCATCGGAACATCAGGTGGAATAG GTTTAAAGCCAGGTACTGTGGTGGTTACCAAACAGTCAGTGGATTCTGTGTTCCAGCCTCGCTTTGAGCAGATCATCCTGGGAAAACCAGTGGTCAGGAGCACAGAACTTGATGCCGAACTTGCAGAGGAACTTTTTCAGTGTGGCAAAGACCTTGCAGAGTTTGAGACCGTTATTGGTAACACAATGTGCACCCTTGACTTCTATGAAG GTCAAGCTCGGCTGGATGGGGCCTTCTGCTCGTATAGTGAAGAAGATAAACAAAGTTATCTATCCGAAGCCTATGCCGCTGGGGTTCGTAACATTGAAATGGAGTCGTCTGTGTTTGCAGCCATGTGCAAACTGAGCAATCTTCAAG CTGCGGTTGTGTGTGTAACGCTGCTGGACAGACTGAAAGGAGACCAGCTGACCAGCTCTCATGACATCCTGAATAACTACCAGCAGCGACCTCAGGTCCTGGTTGGACATTACATCAAAAAGAAGCTGAATGCCTATAAGAAAAGTTAG
- the LOC127970588 gene encoding uridine phosphorylase 1-like isoform X3 gives MGIPSISIMLHELIKLLYHAHCTDVTVLRIGTSGGIGLKPGTVVVTKQSVDSVFQPRFEQIILGKPVVRSTELDAELAEELFQCGKDLAEFETVIGNTMCTLDFYEGQARLDGAFCSYSEEDKQSYLSEAYAAGVRNIEMESSVFAAMCKLSNLQAAVVCVTLLDRLKGDQLTSSHDILNNYQQRPQVLVGHYIKKKLNAYKKS, from the exons ATGGGCATCCCATCTATTTCTATAATGTTGCATGAGCTCATCAAGCTCCTGTATCATGCCCACTGCACTGATGTCACTGTATTGCGCATCGGAACATCAGGTGGAATAG GTTTAAAGCCAGGTACTGTGGTGGTTACCAAACAGTCAGTGGATTCTGTGTTCCAGCCTCGCTTTGAGCAGATCATCCTGGGAAAACCAGTGGTCAGGAGCACAGAACTTGATGCCGAACTTGCAGAGGAACTTTTTCAGTGTGGCAAAGACCTTGCAGAGTTTGAGACCGTTATTGGTAACACAATGTGCACCCTTGACTTCTATGAAG GTCAAGCTCGGCTGGATGGGGCCTTCTGCTCGTATAGTGAAGAAGATAAACAAAGTTATCTATCCGAAGCCTATGCCGCTGGGGTTCGTAACATTGAAATGGAGTCGTCTGTGTTTGCAGCCATGTGCAAACTGAGCAATCTTCAAG CTGCGGTTGTGTGTGTAACGCTGCTGGACAGACTGAAAGGAGACCAGCTGACCAGCTCTCATGACATCCTGAATAACTACCAGCAGCGACCTCAGGTCCTGGTTGGACATTACATCAAAAAGAAGCTGAATGCCTATAAGAAAAGTTAG
- the LOC127970585 gene encoding tyrosine-protein kinase STYK1-like gives MSNSNNATNLCVPGSLCEVLVYEVELIVIPVLFLLAFLVTLIILLVLKCTYKPSHLYGHHRNEKDDTQHHRNSHRHRNSNRQHLQGIDAPAELNPLEHEVIPMTAQSQHDMQNSSPAVPQQTTGRHPDLFQLVSPLPLTFSVKPDNTFTLHRAVMDRQPVVLRVLKESANAKERQSFLGFAHFLSELGLHPSLPRLLGVVSVQTPLMIAVEELEHRDLLSFLWRCRQDHTGREAPCDMTERRIFTMGAQIASALEYLHSKNYIHGNVKARSVLVGRDLSVKLWGLGPAYRRKTSAASMDVEDTEMRKWQAPEALARQPLQQSSDIWSFGILLYEMVTLGDPPFPNIMAGELLQHLQRVNTLKRPPNCSNTLYSIIKSCCQWKPKDRISLAELNRKLQSGERSANEQAVLRVSEPVNMEKYIREAGYGESYNYAVL, from the exons ATGTCTAATTCAAATAACGCAACAAATCTATGTGTACCAGGCAGTCTTTGTG AGGTGCTTGTCTATGAAGTCGAACTGATCGTCATTCCGGTGCTGTTTCTCTTGGCTTTTCTGGTCACGCTGATCATTTTGCTGGTGCTCAAATGCACCTATAAGCCGTCACATCTTTATGGAcaccacagaaatgaaaaagatgACACACAACACCATCGTAACTCACACAGACACCGTAACAGCAACAGACAGCACCTGCAAGGCATTGACG CTCCAGCAGAGCTGAACCCATTGGAACATGAGGTTATTCCCATGACAGCCCAATCTCAGCATGACATGCAGAATTCTAGCCCTGCAGTCCCTCAGCAAACCACCGGGAGGCATCCGGACCTCTTTCAGCTGGTCTCTCCACTTCCTCTCACATTCTCAGTAAAACCAGACAACACCTTCACATTGCACAGAGCTGTCATGGACAGACAGCCAGTCGTTTTACGAGTGCTTAAAG AATCAGCCAATGCCAAAGAGCGCCAGTCCTTTCTGGGGTTTGCCCACTTCCTTTCAGAGTTGGGACTGCATCCATCGTTGCCCAGATTGCTGGGGGTTGTGTCTGTGCAGACACCGTTGATGATTGCTGTAGAGGAGCTGGAACACCGTGACCTGCTGAGCTTCCTGTGGAGGTGCAGACAG GACCACACAGGTCGGGAGGCACCGTGTGACATGACTGAAAGACGAATCTTTACCATGGGCGCTCAGATTGCATCTGCTCTG GAGTATCTGCATAGTAAGAACTACATCCATGGCAATGTCAAGGCTCGAAGCGTCTTGGTTGGTCGGGACCTGTCGGTCAAACTGTGGGGTTTGGGTCCAGCATACCGCAGAAAAACGAGTGCAGCCTCTATGGATGTAGAAGATACAGAAATGAGAAAATGGCAAGCTCCAGAAGCATTAGCACGGCAACCTCTCCAGCAAAGCAGCGACAT ATGGTCCTTTGGCATTTTGCTGTATGAGATGGTGACATTAG gAGATCCACCCTTTCCCAACATCATGGCTGGCGAACTTCTGCAGCATTTACAGAGAGTGAACACACTAAAGAGACCACCCAACTGCTCTAATACACT ATATTCTATCATCAAATCCTGCTGTCAGTGGAAACCAAAGGATCGAATCTCATTGGCTGAGCTGAACAGAAAGCTCCAATCAGGAGAGAGAAGCGCCAATGAACAGGCAGTGCTGCGAGTGTCTGAGCCGGTGAACATGGAGAAATACATACGGGAGGCGGGCTATGGAGAATCATACAATTATGCTGTGCTATAA
- the LOC127970583 gene encoding solute carrier family 2, facilitated glucose transporter member 3-like, with translation MERYGEPISPGVCTVVWSFAVAIFSVGGMVGSFSVGVVANKFGRRKSMFLVNILALIGGGLMGLCTLCSSFEMIIAGRLVIGLFCGLFTGLTPMYVGEVSPTPLRGAFGTLHQLGVVVGILIAQILGLENLLGSQKLWPLLLALTVLPAVLQCILLPFCPESPRYLLINLNEEEQARKALVRLRGYEDVGKDMQEMKEESAKMAMEKKVTIPELFRIAAYRQPLLIAVMLQLSQQLSGINAVFYYSTGIFKSAGVTQPIYATIGAGAVNTVFTVVSLFLVERAGRRTLHLIGLCGMAVSALAMTIALLLKDIEGFRYLSIAAVFAFVAMFEMGPGPIPWFIVAELFSQGPRPAAMAVAGCSNWTANFLVGISFPKLEELCGPYVFIIFMIFLIFFFIFTYFKVPETKGRTFDDIARGFSGAPPLTATSVEEAGTVALSASPVKEKVPLVEASKSSSEQGASSSEKAAADATKVEEKPSSVTQPLVDSSKEEKSNSAI, from the exons ATGGAGCGTTACGGGGAGCCCATCAGTCCAGGCGTGTGCACCGTTGTGTGGAGTTTTGCTGTGGCCATCTTTAGCGTGGGTGGAATGGTGGGATCATTCAGTGTCGGTGTCGTAGCCAACAAATTCGGAAG ACGTAAATCTATGTTCCTCGTGAATATCTTGGCTCTGATTGGTGGGGGTCTCATGGGACTGTGCACTCTCTGCTCCTCCTTTGAGATGATCATTGCCGGTCGGCTGGTTATTGGGCTGTTCTGTGGTCTCTTCACCGGCCTTACTCCAATGTATGTTGGAGAAGTGTCACCCACTCCCCTCCGCGGGGCCTTTGGGACCCTGCACCAGCTTGGTGTCGTGGTGGGCATCTTAATCGCACAG ATTTTGGGTCTGGAGAATCTGCTGGGTTCACAAAAGCTCTGGCCTCTGCTTCTGGCTTTAACCGTGCTACCTGCTGTCCTGCAGTGTATACTGCTTCCGTTCTGTCCAGAGAGCCCTCGGTACCTGCTCATTAACCTCAATGAGGAAGAACAGGCCCGTAAAG CGCTGGTGCGTCTCCGTGGTTACGAGGACGTTGGGAAGGACATGCAGGAGATGAAGGAGGAGAGTGCGAAGATGGCCATGGAGAAGAAAGTGACCATCCCAGAGCTCTTCCGCATCGCTGCTTACCGCCAGCCTCTGCTCATCGCTGTCATGCTGCAGCTGTCCCAACAGCTGTCTGGCATCAACGCT GTTTTTTATTACTCAACTGGTATTTTTAAGTCAGCTGGAGTGACTCAGCCCATTTATGCCACCATTGGAGCTGGAGCCGTCAACACTGTCTTTACTGTAGTATCT CTTTTCTTGGTGGAGAGGGCAGGAAGAAGAACTTTGCACCTTATTGGTTTGTGTGGAATGGCTGTCAGTGCCTTGGCCATGACCATTGCTCTCTTATTG AAGGACATTGAGGGTTTTCGCTACCTCAGCATTGCTGCAGTCTTTGCCTTTGTGGCCATGTTTGAGATGGGCCCTGGACCCATTCCCTGGTTCATAGTGGCTGAGCTGTTCTCCCAGGGGCCACGTCCTGCCGCCATGGCCGTTGCAGGATGCTCCAACTGGACAGCCAACTTCCTTGTGGGAATCAGCTTCCCCAAACTGGAG GAGCTGTGCGGGCCATATGTCTTCATTATATTTATGATCTTCctcatcttcttcttcatctttacGTACTTCAAAGTACCGGAGACCAAAGGGCGAACATTCGATGACATCGCCCGTGGTTTTAGCGGGGCTCCGCCTCTGACTGCCACTTCTGTGGAGGAGGCCGGCACAGTCGCACTTTCTGCCTCTCCAGTCAAAGAAAAGGTCCCGTTGGTGGAAGCTTCCAAATCGTCCTCGGAACAGGGTGCAAGCTCATCTGAGAAAGCTGCGGCAGACGCCACAAAGGTGGAGGAGAAACCGAGCTCAGTTACCCAGCCACTGGTGGATTCTAGTAAAGAAGAGAAATCTAATTCCGCCATCTAA